Part of the Elusimicrobiota bacterium genome, CATAATTTTGTCGATAGTAGCGAACAGGAAATTGATACTGTAATAAAGTTTCTGCAGCGTAGTTGTGATAAAGCTGCGATTGAAGGGATAACAATTGTTATTGAACGCCATAATAATACGATTACAAATGGATGGCATGACGTACCATTGAAATTATTAGAGAGAGTTGGACGTAAGAATTGTAAACTTAACTACCAGCCGCCGTACCCGTTCACTGAAGAGGATTATAAAACAAAGATGGGCCAGGATATGAAACTTCTTTTACCGGTAAGCGGACATTGTCATCTGCAGAACTATAAAATTGCTAACGGACAACATGTATCTGCGCCGCTGGGGTCTGGGGTAATTGATTATTCGGGATTAGGCAAATTTGTGCGTGAGTCGGGATATACCGGCGCGTTTATGCTCGAATTCATGCCAAAGTCAGGGTATGAAACTTCTGACCCGCGGGTTATTATTAAAGCCGAACTTGATTATATAAAGAAAATTATCAGATAAGGTGAATTTTTATGAAACCAAAAGTGTTTTTTAGTATGCCTAAGAAAACGTTTGATATCAGTTTCTCAGCAGAAGTTGTTAAAGCTATGTCTGAAGTAGCTGAACTTTTAGGATGCCCTCCTCCTGCTGATGGGTATAACGCAGAGTATGTGAAAAACAACATAGTTGATGCCGAAGCTGTGATCACCGGGTGGGGTAGTTTGGCATTAACTGATGAAATGTTGGCTTTGGCTAAGAAACTCAAAATTGTATTTCATACCGCAGGGTCAGTCCAGGGACTGTGGAAGTCTACCCGTACAGATATAAGAGTAGCATCAAACGCTGATATCAACGGGCAGCCAGTATCGGAGTTCGCTCTTGGGATGGTACTTATAGGATTGAAAGGTGTGTTTCATTTTAACCATGAAATTCATGCTAAAGGTAAACTTGCATGGAAGAAAACAGGGGATTATGCAAAAGGGTATTATAAAACAAAAGTAGGAATACTCAGCCTTGGGCATATCGGGCGGAGGTTGGTAAAACTGCTGAAGAATTTTGAGGTTGATATACTTGTACAGTCAAACCATATCACTCCGGAACAAGCCCGCGGGATGGGTGTCACCAAATGCACAATTGAGGAATTGATGTCGCAAGCGGATGTCGTTGTTCTCTGTGCACCAAATAAACCAAAGAATAAAGGTATGATAAATAAATCCAATCTTAAGTTAATGAAAGATAATAGTGTGTTTATTAATATAGCCCGTGGTGCGTTGGTTAATGAAGATGATCTTGTCGCTGAACTCAAAACCGGGCGTATAACCGCGATGCTGGATGTTACATTTCCAGAACCTCCTGTAGAAGGACATCCGTTCTATACACTGCCAAACTGTATTCTAACCCCTCATATCGCAGGTTCGTTTGCCGGAGAATGTTTCCGGTTTGGTGAAGCTGTAGTTGGGGAAATAAAAAGGTATGTTGCAGGGGAAAAACTTAGAAACGAGCTCTCTCAAGAAGAGATTATTTTTAGAGCATGACCTTTTGAATATGTATTTGTGAAGGGATAGTGTATAAAATGAAATTTACTAAAGTGTTTATCAAAACCATGCGCGAGGTGCCTTCTGAGGCGGATACTGTATCAGCAAAACTTATGCTTCGAGCTGGCCTTATCCGTAAACTCGGAGCGGGTCTTTATGAATGGTTGCCGCTGGGCTTACGCGCAGTAAAGAAAGTTGAACAAATTGTGCGTGAGGAAATGAATAGCATTGACGGGCAGGAAGTTGTATTACCTATTCTTCTTCCTAAAACGTTGTGGGAGGAAACCGGGCGTTGGGGTATTTATGGGAAAGAGTTGTTTCGTCTGAGGGACAGGAAGGATAACGATTTTTGCCTTGGTCCAACACACGAAGAAGTTATCACCGATCTTGTCCGCCGTGAGGTAAAGTCGTATCGTGAACTGCCGTTGATGTTGTACCAGTTCGGAACGAAGTTTCGTGATGAAATACGTCCGCGGTTCGGTGTAATGCGCGCACGTGAGTTTGTGATGAAGGACGCGTATTCATTCCACGCAGATGAAGAGTGTGCGGAGAAGTATTATGTCCGCGCGTATGACGCGTATAAACGTATCTGCGGACGTTGCGGGGTTAATTTTCGCGCAGTAGAAGCTGCTTCCGGAGCAATCGGGGGTAGTTTTTCGCATGAGTTTATGGTGCTTGCTCAAACAGGGGAGGAAGAAATTGTGTACTGCGAGTGCGGGTACAGTGCAAATACTGAGAAAGCGGAATGCAAGGCAGTTGAAAGTGGAGAGAATAAAGAAACACAGTTGATACTCGAGGAAATAAATACGCCTGGGGTGCATACCGTAAGTGCTGTTGGGAAGTTTATGTCCGCACCAACGGTAAAGTTTATTAAATCCATGATATACGTTGCTGACGGAAAACCGGTACTCGCGTTGGTACGCGGGGACTATGAAATTAATGAGTCTAAGCTCGGGCAGGTGCTTAACACCGCGGCGGTTGAGCTTGCGCAACCGGAATTAATACAAAAACTTACTGGTGCGAAGGTAGGTTTCGCAGGGCCTGTTGGGTTAAAGGAAAAGGTACAGATTATCGCAGACTATTCTGTTATGTCTATAATCAACGGTATTACCGGAGCGAATAAGACGGATTACCACGTAAAGAATCTTAATCCCGGGCGTGACTTCACCCCGGATAATGTCGTGGATATCCGTAAGGTTGTACACGGGGATAAATGTGCGCGGTGCGGGAAGGATTTGCAGTTTTGCCGCGGGATTGAAGTTGGGCATACGTTTAAGCTTGGTTACAAATATTCAAAGTCTATGAATGCAACATTTCTCGATACTGCCGGTGCGCCAAAACATTTTGTAATGGGTTGTTATGGTATAGGTGTTACACGGATGGTTGCTGCAGCGATTGAACAGGGAAATGATAATAACGGTATCATCTGGCCAATACCTCTTGCGCCATACGTTGTGAATATCGTGCCGGTTTCATATACAGGAACACAAAAAGAGGTGGCGGATAAGATTTATGATGAATTGACTGTTGCGGGAATTGACGTAATCCTCGATGATCGGGATGAACGTGCAGGGGTTAAGTTCAAGGATTCTGACCTTATCGGTTTCCCGATTCGTGTGACCGTAAGCGATCGTACATTAGCAAATAATAATTCTGTGGAATACAAACTTCGTACCACGGAGAAGTCAGAAATAGTGGGTATTGATGAAGCGGTAAAACGGTGTATTGCTTTAGGGAGGAAGTAGTTGTTTTTTAACAAAGTATTTCATAAGCATATAAAATGCCTGGTTTTTATATTAGTATTGATGTTTAGTATTGAAGGATGTGGTATGAACAACATAAAAAATACTGATATTTCAGCGGATAAGCGTATCGAGATTCTTACCCTTAAGTATAACGCTATAATGTTTAATATGGGTAAAGAACAAGGTGAAGGCGGGAAGATTGTGCTTACTACCGCATATAACGCGTTAAAGTGGGGTTACGGACAAGGAAAATGGAATCTTGTTGGAATTGAAGATCTCTGGGCGGAAGCTTTGAAAGAAGGCGGAGTATTGTTTAACCGTCCTCATGAAAAACGGTGGGGGACAACAACTGCGGAGGAAACATTGGATCTTATCGGACAAACGACTGTCGGTCCATGGCAATTGACGACAACAAATATTAAAAACGTTTATGGTATTCCTTATGGTGTTAAACAAAACTGGACAGTACGCCAGACTGTCGAATATCTCATTGCAAATCCTGAAATCCAGGCTAAGATGATTGCGGATTATATCCAAAATTCGTATACGAAGTACGGGAAACGATCCCCTTACGGGATACAAAACTATTTTTGGCTTGAAGCGTATGTCAAACGCGAGATCGGGCAGGGGAAGTGGTCTGATTCGGTTCTCTGTAAAATACCGACTGGAAAAACATGGAAAGATCTTACTCCGGAAGATAAGGCAAATACAGGGTATTATGCGAAACAGTTGTTGTTAGGCAACAATCATGAGAATCACGGGTTAATGTTCTGGCTCTGGGTAACCGGTGATATCGATGGAATTAAGGATGTTTTCCGCGTATGGCGTGGACAAAAAGTTATGGTGTGGGATCCTGAAAAAAACGATGCGGTACTTACCGAAAAACAGGGAGACTATAGAATTAAATCAGAAGATATTCTTTACTGCGATTGTCATCCTGAATTCAAACAAAAAATGGTTATGTTAGTTGAAGAAAGTAATATCACTGATAAATAGGGCAATATTATTAACTGTTTTAAATGGAAATAAGTTGTTTTCTAATATGTCAAGTCATGCAAGAATTGGTGTAGTTGTATTATTATTTAGCATAATATTTTTGTTGTATGGAAATATTATAGACAACCCATTTGTGTGGGATGACGTTCCATTCTATATCCAGAACATACCTTTGTTTTCTCATATAGAAAATACTAGAATCTTGATTACTAAACAATATTTCCCGATTACTACAGAACGTAGTTACCGGCCGGTCGCTACTTTATCGTATTTCATAAATTTCTTGCTATGGGATGGGCATTTGCGGTGGCATAGAGTTATTAATCCTGTGTTACACTTGATGGTATCGTTTATGGTATTTCTTGTTATACAACAACTGTATTCATCACAGCTGCTAGCTGTTTTAACCGCACTGTTTTTTGCTGCTCATCCTGTTCATAGCGAAATAATGTATGTGGTTACTCATAACGAAAACTTGTTATTAGGACTGTTCTTTCTACTTGCATTTTATCTGTATATTATTGACGGTAAAGATAACAAAGTCACGGTGAAGCGTATAATATCAGTTTTATCATACTTACTGGCATTATTCTCAAAAGAAACCGCGTTGATGTTTATCCCGTTGCTTATTGTACACGACTGGTTATTTTATCCTGGAAAAAAAGTGCGGGAATCTGTAAAACAGATTTTTGCGCGTTACATTTGGGTAACAATATTGTATTTGGTCGTCAGATTCTGGCTCATGGCTCCTCCGTATTCCGCAAGTTATATCGGTGATAATGTTATTAGTAATACATTAAGTATTTGTTTTGTGATTGTTAAGTATATCAAACTATTAATTCTACCGACAAATCTGTCAGTACTGATAAATATACCAGTTATCACATCAGTTTTTGCCTGGCAGTTTTTAGCTGGTATTTGTGTGTTAACGTTAATACTTATACTAATATATTATTTTTACATGAAAAACCGCAGATTGTCATTTATGCTGATATGGCCAGTGTTTACTTTATTACCGGCATTAAATATAGTATTCGCGGTGGTCACTCATCCGATGGGGGAAAGGTATTTGTACTTGTCGGTTGTAGGGTATTGTTTCATAATTGCGTATGTGTTTATACGTGCTTTAAAGAACCGTATAGTTTTGATTGCAGCTACCGGGATTGTGATAATATTTTATGCTTCTATCATCTTAGCCAGGTCGGATGATTGGCGGACAGAAAAAGCGTTTTTTACTAAAACTGTACAACAATCGCCGTGGTCGGGGAAAGCACAGAATAATCTTGGTATTTACTATTTGAAGTCCGGTGAGTGGGGGTTAGCGGAAGAATGTTTTGTTAAGGCTATAGAGTTGTCTCCTGAAGAGTGGCAGGCGTATTCCAACCTTTCAATCGTATACTTAAAAACAAAACAATTTGTGAAACGATTAAATATACTTCTTTTGATACGTGAAAAAATGAACGGCAGGATTATCCCTGACCTTGAATACGAGATCGTTTCAACGTATAAAGAACTGGGAAAAGAGGATGAATGCATTAATATATTACAGAGATTGCGGTCGATAAGTAATGAATGATCAAGATAATAGTGTTTTTTCGGTGCGCTCTATATAAACACATTTAAAAAACAGTAATTTTAAACAAAATTTGGGGTATATTTGATAGAATAAATTTTATCTATTTTTATTTGATGAGGATCTTGAAGTATATCAAGCTTTAGTTGAGGGGTGAAAATGATAAATCTTGCAGTAGTTCCTGTAGCGGGGATTGGGACACGGTTATTACCCGCAACAAAATCGCAGCCAAAAGAAATGTTGCCCGTCGGACGGAAACCTGTAGTGCAGTACGTAGTGGAAGAACTTGAGAAGTCGGGGATTACCAATATTCTATTCGTCACAGGACGTAATAAAACATCAATTGAAAACCATTTTGATGCGGATAACGAGCTTATACGCGGATTACGCGAGACAGGGAAAGAGGAGTTGTTGTCTTCGCTTGAGTATGAAAAACTTGATGTAAAATATTTTTATACACGCCAACGTCAACCCAAAGGGTTGGGGGATGCAATACTGCAGTCTGAAGAATATGTTAGCAACCAGCCGTTTGTGGTAGCTCTTGGTGATTCGATTATTGGCTTGCATGCAAACTCAAAAGTAGTAAAGAAACTTACTGATTGTTTTGTTGATAAAGCAGCGGACTGCGTTATCGCATTTGAAGAGGTCAATAAATCTGAAGTTTGTTTTTACGGTATAGCAAAACCTGCGACAAGTGGTAAAGTGTTTCAGTTGTCCGATGTTGTAGAGAAACCTGCAGTAGCTGAAGCGCCAAGTAATCTAGCGATTGCAGCGCGATATGTGTTTTCCCCGAATATATTCGGGTTTATAAGAAAAGTTGTACCGGATAAACGCGGGGAAATACAGATCACAGATGCTATAAGAATGATGATACATCAGGGGATGAAGGTATATGGTGTTAAACTTAATCCCGGAGAGAAACGCTATGATATCGGCAATTTTGAAAGTTATTTTGAAACCGTGCTAGAGTTTATACTTTCCGATCCTGAGTTTGGGGAGAGTGTTAAGAAGAAGGTTAAACGTATTGTATGCAGATAATTAGGGCGCAAGCATACGCGCGGGCAGGGCTTATCGGCAATCCGTCTGACGGATATAACGGGAAGACAATATCGTTGATTGTAAAAAACTTTTCCGCAAAGGTTGTGTTGTACGACTGGCCGGAGGTTGAAATTATTCTTAGCCAACAGGATAAGTGTAGGTTTAATTGCATAGAAGATCTGGTGGAGGATGTTAAACTCAGCGGATACTACGGCGGGCTGAGGCTGGTGAAAGCGGCAATAAAAAAGTTCTATGAGTACTGCGAAAAACGAAATATTAAGCTGCGTGATCGAAATTTTTCAATACGTTATGATTCTAATATTCCAAGACAAGTGGGGCTTGCAGGGTCAAGTGCAATCGTTACTGCAACAATTCGGGGATTAATGGAGTTTTATGGTATAGCAATACCAAAAAATATTTTGCCCAACCTGATACTATCAGTCGAGAATAATGAGTTGCGTATTACCGCCGGCCTTCAGGATCGTGTATGCCAGGTGTATGAAGGGCTGGTTTATATGGATTTCGATAAGAAGTATATGGATAGGTACGGGTATGGGAGATATAAACAGTTGAATCCAAGGCTATTGCCTAATCTTTTTATATCCTACCGTACAGATTTTGGTGAAATATCGGATGTTGTACATAATAACGTAAGAGAACGATATCTCCGTGGAGATACGGATGTTATTAACGCAATGAAGAAATTTGCGTTGTTATCTTATGAAACATACAAGTTGTTGCTTGCCGGGAAACGTGATGCTATTGGGCCGTTGATGGATGAAAATTTTGATACCAGACGGAAGATATTTAGTATTGATACAAAAAACATAGAGATGGTAGAAACCGCGCGGAAGTGTGGCGCGCATGCAAAGTTTGCAGGTTCTGGCGGTGCAATTGTGGGTACTTATCGAGATGAATATATGCTCCGCAAACTTTACCGTAAATTAAGTGAGATCGGGTGTAAGACGTTTATACCGAGTATAGTATAAACCAACTCATTTTGTTATTGACAATCCATTTCATAGTATAGTAATATATTTAATAGTTAAATAAAGAATGTCAAAAGTGGCAAGACAAAAAATATTTGCGCCACTTTTTGTTTTTCTATAGGGGTTTTTGGAGGATATGAGTAATAAAGACAAGTTGCAAGAGATTACCAGCAGTGCTGTAGTGAAGTTGGGGTATGAACTAGTAGAATTGCAATATAAGAAAGAAGGTAAACGCTGGGTTGTACGGTTGTTTATAGATAAACCCGGTATAGGTATTAGTGTTGAAGATTGCGCATTGGTGAGTAATGCCGTCGGTGAATTGTACGAACTTGAAATATGGTTACCGGAACATTATGTGTTGGAAGTATCATCTCCCGGTATTGATAGGTTGCTGAAGACTATTAAAGATTTTGAAAACGTTAGAGGTAGTCAAGTGAGGTTCAAACTGTTTGAACAGATTGAAGGAGAGAAAGCGTTTATTGGTAAGATTGAGAATGTTGTTGAGGATAAATTGACAGTTTTACGGAATGACGGGAAGAGTGTTGAACTAAAACTTGCACAGATCAGCAGCGCGCGTAAAGTAGTTGATATTTAAAGAATTATTGGTGAAGGGTTGATATTATGACAAAATTTACAAGTGATTTGTTGCCGGTGTTAGAACAGATAGAACGCGATAAAGGCGTAAAAACACAGGAACTTATTCAAATGATAGAAGGTGCATTGGTGTCTGCGTTTCGTAAACACTCAAATTTTAAGGGTAACCTGGAAGCTGTGGTTGACCTTGAAACCGGAATGCTGGAAGCGTATATGATCAAAACAGTAGTTGAAAAAGTTGTGGATAGCAGCCTTGAATTAACCGTTGATGCTGCAAAAAAGTATGATCCAAAAGTTGAATTGGGGGGTACGGTTAAGTTGAAGGTAGACACCACGGATTTTTCTAGGATTGCAGCGCAAACCGCGAAACAGGTTATTCTCCAAAAAATCAGGGAAGTAGAAAAATCTAATGTGTACCAGGAATATAAGGGCAGAGAAGAGCAGTTAGTAAACGGTTTTATCCACAGGATTGTCAGCGGGAGTTATGTCGTTGAACTTGGAAAAGTTGAAGCGATTATCCCGCCTAAAGAACAGGTCATGCGTGAGAAGTTTAAAAACGGCGATCGTATCCGTGCAATGGTATTAAAAGTGGATAAAGACCAAAAAGGTGCACGTATACTTCTTACCCGGTGCAGCCCGGTATTTGTAAAATTATTGTTTGAACAGGAAGTACCGGAACTCGCGGATAAGACTGTTGAAATCGTTGAGATCGTACGTGAACCCGGGGAACGTACAAAATTGGCTGTTATTTCTCATAACAAAAAAGTCGATCCTGTAGGGGCATGCGTAGGAGTCAAGGGTTCCCGCGTGAAGCCTATCATCGACGAACTTCATGGTGAACGTATAGACTTAATTGCGTGGAATGATGATCCTGTAAAAAATATTACGTCTGCACTGTCTCCTGCTAAGATTGAGAAAGTTATTATTCTCGATGAAGTAGGTAAACGCGCGGAAGTTATTGTGTCAGAAGACCAGTTGTCTTTGGCAATCGGGAAAAAAGGGCAAAATGTAATGCTTGCAGCAAAACTTACTAAATGGCATCTGGATATAAAATCGCCGGAAGAAAAGAAAAAGGAGATTGAGGGAAAGATTGAAAAAAAGGATGTGGTCCCTGCAGTAGCAGAAACCGGTGCTTCTGAAGTGAGTGCTGAACCGGAAAAACCAAAAGAATAAATAAATTGTTTCAGGAGAATAAAAAATAATGGCGACAAAAAAGAAGAGTGCTGATAGTGAGAATATCAATAAAGAGAGTAAAGAAAAAGTTAAGAAGGTAAAGAAGACGAATAAACCAGCTTCGGCGATAACAGCTATCAAAAAAAAGAAGGTTGTTAAGCCACGGGCTAAAGTTGCCGGTATTGTTTCCTCCGCAGTACCTTCTGCTGTAAGTGATGTAAAAGTAAAAAAGGTTAAGAAAACAGCGGTTGCTAAGGTACCTGTTGTTGTTCCGTCAAAGGTTATATCTAAACCTTTTGTTCAACAAAAAACGGTTACACCGGTTGTTAAGGTAGAGCCTAAGAAACCTGTTGCTGTAGTGCCTGAAATAAAAGTTGTTGTCACTCCAAAACCTGTTGTTCCTGAACCAAAGATAACTCCGCCGGTAGTCGTGGCACCGGTTATTCCGGTTCTTCCTGTTACTGTACCTATTGAAGATAAACCCGTAATTTCGGTTAATGAGTTTGTTACTGTTGGGAAGCTTGCGGAATTAATGAAGAAATCGCCTGGTGAATTGTTGATCAAACTTATGTCCTTAAAAGTTAAGGCGGGAATAAATCAGAGGATTGACCCTGATATTATTACAATACTAGCAAGTGATTATGGGTATGAAGTAAAATTTATACCGTTATACGGTGATGAAGTTCTCGCGCAGGAAGAAGAAAAGGATGACCCAAGAAAAATGGTTCCGCGGTCACCCGTGGTGACAATCATGGGGCATGTAGACCACGGGAAAACGTCGTTACTTGATGCTATACGCAAAAGTAAAATTGCTGAGAAAGAGTACGGCGGGATAACGCAGCATATAGGAGCATATAGGGTGGTAACAGAGAAAGGCGAGATTGTTTTTCTTGATACACCTGGACATGAAGCATTTACAGCGATGCGTGCGCGTGGCGCGCAAGTTACTGACCTTGTAATTCTTGTAGTTGCCGCAGATGATGGAGTAATGCCTCAGACTATCGAGGCTATCGACCATGCAAAAGCTGCTAATGTTCCTATCATAGTTGCGGTAAATAAAATCGACCTCCCAGGTGCTGATCCGCGGAGAGTGAAAGAAGAACTTACCCGGCAGAATCTTATTATAGAAGAATACGGTGGTAAAGTAGGATGTATTGAAGTTTCTGCAAAAATAGGAACTAACCTTGACCAGTTACTCGATAGAATACTGTTGGAAGCAGAAATACGTGAGTTAAAAGCTAATCCCGCAACTTTAGCGCGGGGTGTTGTGATTGAAGCGCGGTTGGATCCGAAGAAAGGGCCGTTATCCACAATTTTGATACAAAAAGGTACTCTTAATAAAGGTGACTCTTTTATTGCAGGATTAACTAACGGTAAAGTACGTGCTTTAATTGACGATAAAGGACGGTTGTTGAGTAAAGCCGGGCCTTCAACTCCGGTTGAGGTTTTAGGGTTTACCTATACCCCGCAATTGGGAGATAAGTTCGTGGTGGTTGCGGATGAACGTGAGTCAAAACATATATCTGAACGCCGGCAGGAGATACAGCGCACTGAACGGTTGAAGAAAAAACATATAAGCCTGGATGTGCTCCATCAGAAGATTGGAGAAGGTAAACTCGCGGAATTAAGGGTTGTCCTAAAAACTGATGTTCGTGGCTCAATGGAAGCATTGAAGGATATGATAGACAAGTTTTCGCATCCTGAAGTAAAACTGACTGTTATTCATGCGGGAATCGGGAGTATCAAACAATCGGACTGTTTATTAGCATCAGCGTCTGATGCTATTGTTATCGGGTTTAATATACGTGCGGATACCGGTGTGGCCGAACTAGCACGTGAGGAAGATATTGATGTTCGTACGTATAATACGATTTATGAATTAAAAGATGACCTTGAGAAAGCGATCGGAGGCGTTCTTGGGCCTAAGATCGAAGAAGTGGTAACCGGAAAAGTTAGGATAAAGAAGGTTTTCAGGATCACTAAAGTTGGGATCGTTGCTGGCTGCGAGGTGATCGAAGGAAAAGTTGTACGAGGGAATAAAGCGCGTCTTGTCCGGGATAATACCGTTATAGCCAATACGCGGATTGAAACGTTACGTCATGAGAAGGAAGATGTTAAAGAAATGGAACGCGGGCATGAGTGCGGGATAACTCTAGAACGGTATCAGGATATAAAGGAAAATGATGTTATTGAAGTGTTTACCGAGAAAAAAACGCAACAGACTGCAGATCTAAGTTAATAAAACGGGGTTGTGAGAAATGCCAAATTATTCATATAAAAGGTCGCAGCGGGTTGGGGAGTTGTTACATCATAAGATATCAGAAATAATTCAGCATCTTAAGGATCCTGAACTAGGGATAACGACTATCACAGAAGTTAAA contains:
- the infB gene encoding translation initiation factor IF-2, coding for MATKKKSADSENINKESKEKVKKVKKTNKPASAITAIKKKKVVKPRAKVAGIVSSAVPSAVSDVKVKKVKKTAVAKVPVVVPSKVISKPFVQQKTVTPVVKVEPKKPVAVVPEIKVVVTPKPVVPEPKITPPVVVAPVIPVLPVTVPIEDKPVISVNEFVTVGKLAELMKKSPGELLIKLMSLKVKAGINQRIDPDIITILASDYGYEVKFIPLYGDEVLAQEEEKDDPRKMVPRSPVVTIMGHVDHGKTSLLDAIRKSKIAEKEYGGITQHIGAYRVVTEKGEIVFLDTPGHEAFTAMRARGAQVTDLVILVVAADDGVMPQTIEAIDHAKAANVPIIVAVNKIDLPGADPRRVKEELTRQNLIIEEYGGKVGCIEVSAKIGTNLDQLLDRILLEAEIRELKANPATLARGVVIEARLDPKKGPLSTILIQKGTLNKGDSFIAGLTNGKVRALIDDKGRLLSKAGPSTPVEVLGFTYTPQLGDKFVVVADERESKHISERRQEIQRTERLKKKHISLDVLHQKIGEGKLAELRVVLKTDVRGSMEALKDMIDKFSHPEVKLTVIHAGIGSIKQSDCLLASASDAIVIGFNIRADTGVAELAREEDIDVRTYNTIYELKDDLEKAIGGVLGPKIEEVVTGKVRIKKVFRITKVGIVAGCEVIEGKVVRGNKARLVRDNTVIANTRIETLRHEKEDVKEMERGHECGITLERYQDIKENDVIEVFTEKKTQQTADLS